The following coding sequences lie in one Synechococcus sp. PCC 7336 genomic window:
- a CDS encoding apocytochrome f (cytochrome f, with cytochrome b6, subunit IV, and the Rieske protein, makes up the large subunit of the cytochrome b6-f complex; cytochrome b6-f mediates electron transfer between photosystem II and photosystem I): MIRILLAAIACLAFLFTSADRASAYPAYAQAAYDNPREATGKIVCANCHLAEKPTRLELPQAVTPGKVFQAKVEIPYDTSVQQVTGDGSLGGLNVGAVVVLPEGFRLATEAEMGPKLYEETADLYIQPFNEERPNILVVGPISGEDHQEIVFPVMTPDPAEDDSVAFMKYLVSAGGNRGRGQINPDGSISNNNQVKASAAGTISAITEVPDPFDPPVAAAVDRVDLSPYYTPLSIVTIDTAEGLVDEIILAGPQLLVSVGDRVEVGTVLTNNPNVGGFGQADREIVLQNPTRVKWLIAFLAAVALAQILLVLKKKQIEKIQLAEGLV, translated from the coding sequence ATGATTAGAATTTTGCTTGCGGCGATCGCCTGCTTGGCCTTCCTGTTTACCTCTGCCGATCGGGCATCCGCCTATCCTGCCTACGCACAAGCGGCTTACGACAACCCGCGCGAAGCCACTGGAAAAATTGTCTGCGCCAACTGTCACTTGGCCGAAAAGCCCACCCGCTTAGAGCTGCCCCAAGCCGTCACCCCCGGCAAGGTGTTCCAAGCCAAAGTGGAAATTCCCTATGACACTTCCGTTCAGCAGGTGACTGGCGACGGTTCCCTAGGTGGCCTCAACGTGGGGGCCGTGGTGGTATTGCCCGAGGGCTTCCGTCTGGCCACTGAAGCGGAAATGGGTCCGAAGCTGTATGAAGAGACGGCTGACCTCTATATCCAGCCCTTCAATGAGGAGCGACCCAATATTCTAGTGGTCGGTCCTATCTCGGGCGAAGACCATCAGGAAATCGTTTTCCCGGTCATGACCCCCGACCCCGCCGAAGACGATTCTGTCGCGTTCATGAAGTACCTGGTTTCCGCAGGTGGCAACCGAGGTCGGGGCCAAATTAATCCCGACGGCAGCATCAGCAATAACAATCAGGTCAAAGCCTCTGCTGCTGGCACAATTTCAGCCATTACGGAAGTGCCCGATCCCTTCGATCCACCCGTCGCTGCTGCTGTCGATCGCGTCGACCTGAGCCCCTACTACACTCCCCTCTCTATCGTCACCATTGATACGGCTGAGGGTTTGGTTGATGAAATTATTCTTGCCGGTCCTCAGTTGCTGGTCAGTGTGGGCGATCGGGTTGAAGTGGGTACTGTACTGACCAATAACCCCAATGTTGGCGGTTTCGGTCAAGCGGATCGGGAAATCGTGCTGCAGAACCCCACCCGCGTGAAGTGGCTGATTGCCTTCTTGGCTGCTGTTGCTTT
- the petC gene encoding cytochrome b6-f complex iron-sulfur subunit, whose protein sequence is MTEASSIESPSMGRRQALTALLGGSIGVVALGALYPFVKYFIPPSSGSGSAGVLAQDAQGNPISVAATLASNPAKARVLAQGPKGDPTYVVIDDSAVANYGLNAICTHLGCVVPWNAGLDLFKCPCHGSQYAPNGKVVRGPAPKSLGLVAAAVEGDNVRFSTWEGEDFRDT, encoded by the coding sequence ATGACCGAAGCATCGAGCATTGAATCTCCCAGTATGGGACGCAGACAAGCCTTAACCGCCCTATTGGGCGGATCGATTGGAGTAGTCGCCCTCGGGGCACTGTATCCGTTCGTAAAATACTTTATTCCTCCGTCCTCAGGCAGTGGTTCTGCTGGGGTATTGGCTCAAGATGCCCAAGGCAATCCCATCAGCGTGGCCGCTACCTTAGCCTCCAATCCTGCCAAGGCCCGCGTGCTCGCCCAAGGGCCCAAAGGCGATCCCACCTACGTCGTGATCGACGACTCGGCAGTGGCCAACTATGGCCTCAACGCCATTTGCACCCACCTCGGTTGCGTGGTGCCCTGGAACGCCGGTCTCGACCTATTTAAGTGCCCTTGCCACGGGTCTCAATATGCCCCCAACGGCAAAGTGGTGCGCGGCCCTGCCCCCAAGTCTTTGGGATTGGTCGCAGCAGCTGTGGAAGGGGACAACGTTCGTTTCTCCACTTGGGAAGGCGAAGACTTCCGCGACACCTAA